CCCCGCCACCGCCGCCGGCCTCGCCGCCCGCCTGCCCGAGCTGACGCTGCGCGATCAGCAGCGGCTGGGCCGCCGGCTCGACGGCGCGCGCCGCATCCGTAAGCCCGAAGCCCGAACGGCCGTACTGGCCGAGATCGCGGCCGATCTCGACACCGCCGAACTGCGCGTCGCCAGCCGCCGCGCGGCCGTGCCCGAGATCACCTACCCCGAACAGCTGCCGGTCAGCCAGAAGAAGGACGAGATTCTCGAAGCGATCCGCGACCACCAGGTCGTGATCGTCGCGGGCGAGACCGGCTCCGGCAAGACCACCCAGATCCCGAAGATCTGTCTGGAGCTCGGCCGGGGGGTCAAGGGCCTCATCGGCCACACCCAGCCCCGCCGGATCGCCGCCCGCACCGTGGCGGAGCGGGTCGCCGAGGAGCTGCGCACCCCGCTCGGCGAGGCGGTCGGCTGGAAGGTCCGCTTCACCGACCAGGTCGGCGGCGAGACGCTCGTGAAGCTGATGACCGACGGCATCCTGCTCGCCGAGATCCAGACGGACCGCGAGCTGCGCCAATACGACACGATCATCATCGACGAGGCGCACGAGCGCAGCCTCAACATCGACTTCATCCTGGGCTACCTCGCCCAGCTGCTGCCCCGCCGCCCCGACCTCAAGGTCGTCATCACCTCGGCGACGATCGACCCGGAGCGCTTCTCCCGCCACTTCGGGGAGGCCCCGATCGTGGAGGTCAGCGGGCGTACGTACCCCGTCGAGGTGCGCTACCGGCCGCTGCTGGAGGAGGACTCCAGCGACCCCGACCGCGATCAGATCACCGCGATCTGCGACGCCGTCGACGAGCTCCAGCGCGAGGGCGACGGCGACATCCTGGTCTTCCTCTCCGGCGAGCGGGAGATCCGGGACACCGCCGACGCGCTGGAAAAGAAGAAACTCCGGTTCACAGAGGTGCTGCCGCTGTACGCGCGGCTGTCGCACGCCGAGCAGCACCGGGTCTTCCAGCGCCACAGCGGCCGTCGCATCGTCCTCGCGACGAACGTGGCGGAGACGTCCCTGACCGTGCCGGGCATCCGGTACGTCATCGACCCGGGCTCGGCCCGTATCTCGCGCTACAGCCACCGCACCAAGGTGCAGCGGCTGCCGATCGAGCCGGTCAGCCAGGCGAGCGCCAACCAGCGCAAGGGCCGCTGCGGCCGTACGTCGGACGGCATCTGCATCCGGCTCTACTCCGAGGACGACTTCCTCTCCCGGCCGGAGTTCACCGACGCGGAGATCCTCCGGACGAACCTGGCCTCCGTCATCCTCCAGATGACCGCCGCCGGGCTCGGGGACATCGAGAAGTTCCCGTTCATCGACCCGCCGGACCGGCGCAACATCAAGGACGGTGTCGACCTCCTCCAGGAGCTGGGGGCGATCGATCCCAAGGAGAAGGACCACAAGAAGCGGCTCACCCCGCTCGGCCGCAAGCTCTCGCAGCTGCCGCTGGACCCCCGGCTGGCCCGGATGGTCCTGGAGGCCGACCGCAACGGCTGTGCGCGCGAGGTCATGGTCATCGCCGCCGCGCTGTCCATCCAGGACCCGCGCGAGCGGCCCTCGGAGAAGCAGCAGCAGGCGGACCAGCAGCACGCCCGGTTCAAGGACGAGACGAGCGACTTCCTCGCCTTCCTGAACCTGTGGCGCTATGTGCGCGAGCAGCAGAAGACGCTGTCCTCCTCGGCCTTCCGCCGGATGTGCAAGTCGGAGTTCCTGAACTATCTGCGGATACGCGAGTGGCAGGACATCTACAGCCAGCTGCGTACGGTCGCGAAGACGATGGGCATCCAGTTCGCGGAGGGCGACGCGGCGCCCGACCACATCCATCAGTCGCTGCTGGTGGGTCTGCTGTCCCATATCGGTCTCAAGGACACCGAGAAGAACGAATACCTCGGTGCCCGCAGCGCGAAGTTCGCGGCGTTCCCGGGCTCGGCGCTGTTCAAGAAGCCGCCGCGCTGGATCATGTCGGCGGAGCTGGTGGAGACCTCGCGGCTGTGGGCGCGGGTCAATGCGAAGATCGAGCCGGAATGGGTCGAGCCGCTCGCCCAGCACCTGGTGAAGCGCACGTACAGCGAGCCGCACTGGGAACAGAAGCAGGCGGCCGTGATGGCCTACGAGCGGGTGACGCTGTACGGCGTGCCGATCGTGGCCCAGCGGAAGGTGAACTACGGGCGGATCGACCCGGAGACCAGCCGTGATCTCTTCATCCGCAATGCCCTGGTCGAGGGCGACTGGCGGACCCATCACCAGTTCTTCCACGACAACCGCAAACTGCTCGGCGAGGTCGAGGAGTTGGAGCACCGCGCCCGGCGTCGCGACATCATGGTCGACGACGAGACGCTCTTCGACTTCTACGACCAGCGGCTGCCCGAGCACGTGGTCTCGGGTGCGCATTTCGACTCCTGGTGGAAGCACAAGCGGCGCGAGGAGCCGGAGCTGCTCAATTTCGAGCACTCCATGCTCATCAATGAGAACGCCGAGGCGGTCACCAAGGACGACTATCCGGATTCCTGGCGGCAGGGGCGGCTGAAGTTCAAGGTGACCTATCAGTTCGAGCCGGGCGCGGACGCGGACGGTGTGACCGTCCATGTGCCGCTCCAGGTGCTCAACCAGGTCTCTGCCGAGGGCTTCGACTGGCAGATCCCCGGGCTCCGCGAGGATCTGGTGACCGAGCTGATCCGCTCCCTCCCGAAGCCGATCCGGCGGAACTACGTCCCGGCGCCCAACTACGCCAAGGCGTTCCTGGACCGGGCCGTGCCCCTGCAGGAGCCGCTGGCCACGACGCTGACGCGGGAGCTGCAGCGGATGGTGGGCGTCCGGATGGAGCCGGAGGACTTCGACTTCGGCAAGGTCCCCGACCACCTGAAGATCACCTTCCGGATCATTGACGAGCGCAAGCGGAAGATCGCGGAGGACAAGGACCTCGAGGCGCTGCGGATCCGGCTCAAGCCGAAGACGCAGGCCGCGATCACCAAGGCCTTCGAGCAGGCCTCCGTGACCACCGCGGGCGACGCGGGCGGGCCGCGCGGCCCGGAGCAGCGCTCGGGGCTGACCCAGTGGACGATCGGGACGCTGCCGCGCACCTTCGAGACCCGGCGGGCGGGTCAGCCGGTGAAGGCGTATCCGGCGCTGGTGGACGAGGGCTCGTCGGTGGCGGTGCGGCTCTTCGACACCGAGCCGGAGCAGCGCGAGGCGATGTGGGCCGGCACCCGTCGGCTCATCCTGCTCAATCTGCCGTCCAACCCCGCGAAATTCGCCCAGGACAAGCTGAACAACCAGCAGAAGCTCGCCCTGTCGCGGAACCCGCACGGCTCCATCCAGGCCCTCTTCGACGACTGTGTGTCCGGTGCCGCCGACAAGCTGATCGCGGCGCACGGCGGGCCCGCGTGGGACGAGGAGTCCTTCCGCAAGCTCTTCGACGCCGTGCGGGCGGACATCGTGGACGCGACGCTGGACGCCATCCGCAAGGTGCGGGAGGTGCTGGCCGCCTGGCAGGCGTGCGAGCGCCGGCTGAAGGACACGAAGTCGCTCGTGCTGATCCCGTCCGTCACCGACGTCAAGGAGCAGCTGGCGGACCTCGTACGGCCCGGCTTCGTGACCGCCCACGGCGTGCGCCGGCTGCCGGACCTGCTGCGGTATCTGGTGGCGGTCGACCGGCGGCTGACGCAACTGCCCACCAACGCCGAGCGGGACCGCACCCGGATGGCGAAGGTGCACGAGATGCGCGACGAGTACCTCTGGCTCCTGGAGCAGTTCCCCAAGGGGCGGCCCGTGCCGCAGGAGGCGCGGGACATCCGCTGGATGATCGAGGAGCTGCGGGTCAGCTACTTCGCCCACGCGCTGGGCACGGCCCATCCGGTGTCGGACAAGCGGATCGTGAAGGCCATCGACGCGTTGGCGCCTTAGGCGCCGTGGGCGCCGGTGCTCCGGGAAGCCGTCCCCGGGGCCCCCTTCGGAAGTCCGTCGGGGGCCCCGGGGACGGCACTTCGGACCGGGCTCGCGGATTCACCCCGGATCGGGTTCGACCGCACCCCCTGACCTGCTGTAGAGTCTGTTTCGCAGCACCGCGAAGGCGGGAAAGCAAAGCAAGGTCCTGTGGAGCAGTTTGGAGTGCTCGCCACCCTGTCAAGGTGGAGGCCGCGGGTTCAAATCCCGTCAGGACCGCAGCAAAGTAAGGCCCGCACTCTTCACAGCGTGCGGGTCTTACTGCTTGTGCGGGGCCCGCCCGGAGCGGCCGGCGGAGGCCGCGCCCTGCGGCGGAGCCGCGATCGAACACAGCAAATCCCGTCAGGACCGCAGCAAAGCAAGGCCCGCACTTTCCACAGAGTGCGGGCCTTACTGCTTGTGCGGGCCCGGCCCGGAGCAGCCGGCCGAGGCCGCGCCCTGCGGCGGAGCCGCGATCGAACACAGCAAATCCCGTCAGGACCGCAGCAAAGCAAGGCCCGCACTCTTCACGGAGTGCGGGCCTTACTGCTTGTGCGGGCCCGGCCCGGAGCAGCCGGCCGAGGCCGCGCCCTGCGGCGGAGCCGCGATCGAACACAGCAAATCCCGTCAGGACCGCACGCACGCAAGGCCCGCACCCATCTCACGGAGTGCGGGCCTTACTGCCTGTGCGGGTCCCGCCCGGAGCGGCCGGCGGAGGCCGCGCCCTGCGGCGGAGCCGCGATCGAACACAGCAAATCCCGTCAGGACCGCATCGCGGCAAGGCCCGTGTCCCTAGAGTGGGTGCGGCCCCGCCGGAGGACCTCATCGGCGCGTGGCCCGGATCCCCCTGAGGATCCGGGCCTTCTTGCGTTCGACCTTGACTGCGACACGTGCCAGGGGTACCCGTAGCAATGGAGGAGGTGCCGCACTCCATGACGAAGACCCGGACCGGATCCGAGCGGACCGAGCGCATCAGGCATGAGACGAGGGCGTTGCTGCGCGCCCACCTCTCGGCCGCCTCGGGGTACCGCCACCTGACCAGACACTGCCCGGTGTGCCATCGGCTCCTGAGGCTCGCCCAGGAGGCCGGCAGCGGCGCGGGCGACGAGACCCCCGCACGGGCCGCGGGCGTCGCCGAGCGCGACACCCGGCACGACACCGAGCGTGATGCCGAGGGCGCGGCCGGCGCCGGGGGGTGACGGGCCGGTCGGCCGGGGACGAAAGTCCCTCTTTCCGGTGACCAACGGCTGCTTCCGCGACGGCAGTCGAATGCCAGGGTGGAAGCCGGGTTTCTCTACCGCAGCGGCACGGGGAGTGACAAGCACGTCGCGATGTGACGGGAGTCACCGAAGGAGTTTCCAGAGCGAGGGAACTTACCCCCCACCTACACCCGGTCAATTTAATATGTGCAATTGCACCACCCCTCGAAAGAGGCGCGCTTCTCCCGGGCGTTCCGCCAGGGGTTCCCCCCCGGGCCCGCTGTGATCCCTCTGTGGGCCCACTACGACGCCCCTGTGTCCCTCTGCGGCCCCGCCCTCCCGGCGGCGGGCGGACGGGCCCGGCGGAGAGCATAAAAAAGATCGCGCTGGACCCGGCGGAGTCCAGCGCGATCGACGACGCACCCAAGTCGGTGGGCATGGAGCCTGTTGGGGCAGGCGTCCAGTCGTTTGTAGCCAGGTGGTGCTTGGGCGAAAGCCGGGTTGGGGGCCCCGGAAAACGCCCGGTTATGCCTTTGTTCAGGCCTCGCTACGCTGCTGCGGAATGCCCGCCAGCAGCGCGCGGACCTCCGCTTCGCGGTATCGCCGGTGTCCTCCGAGCGTGCGGATGGACGTGAGCTTGCCTGCCTTGGCCCAGCGCGTGACCGTCTTCGGGTCCACGCGGAACATCGTGGCAACCTCAGCCGGGGTCAGCAGCGGCTCGGCATCAGGGGTGCGAGCGGTCATGAGCGGCCTCCTCGGGAGAACCGAACCATCACGTCGGTTCTTTCCTCTAAATTCTGCACCTTGACCCGCGTTGCCCGAAATGGCGGACGCGGGCCGAGTCGGTTATAGGACGAACGGCTTGTCCTCGGCACTACAACTACACCATCTGTCCAGCCACGTCGGCCAAACCGATGGAATTGCCCTCTCAGGTGTTCAACCTCGACGGAAGCCGATGGACCATGTCATAGCGGACAGTCACGTCACCGTGACGATCAGTCACAGCGGGATCAGGGGTCACCAGACCCGCCAATGGGGGCAATACCGAGCTATCCGCCCATACTTGGACGGAAGGAGTCCTTCCCGGACTCCTTGTCCTATTTTGCCACGAGGGTGGGCGATGGGCGCAAGACCTGACGTAAGTGCGTTAGGTCACGGTTGCCGCAATGGCCCGGATCGGGACCTAGGTCCTGCCGCATCGGCCCCAGCGATCTCCAGACGCCCCAGCAGCCCCGGCAGTTCCCGCTTCCAGGAATCTCAGTTGGCGTATTGCCGATCCCGCACGGCGCGCCAGCGCTCAGTGAGCCGCTCGTACGCCGCGCCCGCCCGCGCGCCGTCCCCGTCGCGCAACGCCGCCAGTCCTTCCGCCGTGTCGGCGGCGGAGTGATCGTCGGCGAGCCGCGGCTCGGGCACCAGATGGACCAGACCGCCGTAGTCGAGCTCCACCAGGGAGCGCGGATGGAACTCCTCCAACCAGCGCCCCACTTCCACCAGGCCGTCGATCAGCGGCCCTTCCTCGATGGCGTCCTTGAGCGTCCGCAGGGCCCGCGCGACCCGCCGCCGGGCCTGCACCATGGGCGTGCGGTAGCGCAGGACCGGGGCCGGCCGGGCCGGGGGGCCGGGCTCGCCCTCCTTGGCGTACTCGCGCTCCTCGTCCGCGAAGAGCACGAACCAGCGCAGCGGTACCTGCCAGGTCGCGGTCTTGATCCACGGCCGGGCGTCCGGGTTGTGCTCCTGCCACCGCTCGTAGTCCGCCTCAGCCTGCCTGCGGACCACCGGCGGCAGTACGGCGTCCAGGACGGGCGCGGGGAACCGCTCGGCCAGCTCCTCCAGCGCCAGCCAGCCGCGCAGCCGGGTCCGCCAGGGGCAGACGCACAGCACGCCGTCCTGGAGGGCGATGAAGGCCTCGCCGCTCTCGTGCACCGGGACGGGCACGGGCGGGGTGGGCAGCAAGTCGGCCAGCGACCGGCGCAGTTCGTCCTGGGCGCCGGGGAGCTTCCCGCGCCGCGCGTACCGCACCCAGTGCGTACGCTCCGGCTCGGGGAACGCGCCGAGCGGTTCGTAGACCCGTAGGTAGGCCGCGTACGGGACAGTCACCGATGACGCCAGTCGCAACGCTCGCTCCCTCAAGCCGAAGGACACCCGGGGAGCGCCGGTGACCTCCCCGTACTGTCCAGATCGTCCCATGTCGCCGCAGCCCGGGAGAGTGATCCTCCGCACCACACCGATCAGCCGGGCCGGGAGGTCTTACTCTCTTGCCAACCGGCCCTCCCCCACCCCTCGGAGGGCGACCTCCGCGACATATGGAGTCACCACAGTGACTGACGTACGTCCCACCTCCGGCGCCGAAGGCGTACTGCACACCCTGTTCCACTCGGACCAGGGCGGCCACGAGCAGGTTGTGCTGTGCCAGGACCGCGAGAGCGGCCTGAAGGCCGTCATCGCCCTCCACTCCACCGCCCTGGGCCCCGCCCTCGGCGGCACCCGTTTCTACACGTACGCCTCCGAGGAGGAGGCGGTGCGGGACGCGCTCAATCTGTCGCGCGGCATGTCGTACAAGAACGCGCTGGCGGGCCTCGATCACGGTGGCGGTAAGGCAGTGATCATCGGCGACCCCGATCTGATCAAGACCGAACAACTTCTGCTGGCCTACGGTCGGTTCGTGGCCTCCCTCGGTGGGCGTTATGTCACGGCTTGCGATGTCGGCACCTATGTCCAGGACATGGACGTGGTCGCCCGCGAGAACCGCTGGACCACCGGCCGCTCCCCCGAGAACGGCGGCGCCGGCGACTCCTCGGTCCTCACCGCCTTCGGTGTCTTCCAGGGCATGCGGGCCGCCGCGCAGACCCAGTGGGGCGAGCCGACGCTGCGCGGGCGCCGGGTCGGCGTCGCGGGCGTCGGGAAGGTCGGCCACCACCTCGTCGAGCATCTGGTGGAGGACGGCGCGGAGGTCGTCATCACGGACGTCCGCGCGGAGGCCGTGGAGCGGATCACCGCCCGGCACCCCCAGGTGACCTCCGTCGTCGACGCCGACGTACTGATCCGTACGCCGCTCGACGTCTACGCGCCCTGCGCCCTCGGCGGCGCGCTGAACGACGAGACGGTGGCCGCCCTCACCGCCACCGTCGTCTGCGGCGCGGCCAACAACCAGCTCGCCCATCCGGGCGTGGAGAAGGACCTCGCCGACCGCGGCGTCCTCTATGCCCCGGACTACGTGGTGAACGCGGGCGGCGTGATCCAGGTCGCGGACGAGCTGCACGGCTTCGACTTCGACCGGGCGAAGGCCAAGGCGACGAAGATCTTCGACACGACGCTGGCCATATTCGAGCGGGCCAAGGCGGACGGCATCCCGCCGGCCGCCGCCGCGGACCGGCTCGCCGAGCAGCGGATGGCGGACGCCCGTGCCGCCGCCACGGGGCCGACCGCTCCGTAACCCGCGGTGCCCGGCCGAGTCCCCGTCCGGCCGCCGACCAAGATCGGCCGGACAGGCTGTCGGCGTCCGCACAGTGGTCCCCACAGACCCGCCGTTCGGAGGTGGTGAGGGAGAGATCTCTCACCACCCCTCGGCGGGTCGGCGCACAAGACACGTTAAAATCGCAGCTGACCAGCGGGGACGGGGCTCCCCGCGGGTTGTGCTCCGTGCCACGTCATGCGGGCGACGTACCGTATGGCCGCGGAAGCAGGTACCGTTGAAGCCCTACAGGCCGGACTTCCCAGCGGGAGTCCGCTCTGACTCATGAACGTGAACGCGTTGACTCTGGGGCCGTCGAGCCCCGTCACTGAGGGGGTCGAGCCATGGGGCGCGGCCGGGCCAAGGCCAAGCAGACAAAGGTCGCCCGCCAGCTGAAGTACAACAGCGGCGGGACCGACCTCTCACGTCTGGCCAATGAGCTGGGCGCATCGCCGGCGAAGCAGCCGCTGCCAAGCGAGCCGCTCGAAAAGGACGATGAGCTGGACGACGATCCGTACGCTCAGTACGCGGATCGTTACAACGACGAAGAGGACGAGGACGAGCAATCGCCCGAGACCTATCGTCGCCGCGCTTGACGCTGTAACTCCCACCGACCCGGTCCAGGGCATGCCCCGGACCGGGTTCTGTGCTGCTCGGAACCAAAAACGCACCGGTGGCAAACCGGCGACGAACCCGGGGCGGGGCCGTGGCCCCGCCCCGCTCGGCGGTCGGCCGATCAGCTCGCATAGTCTCCGGTCAGCGCCACCGGCTCGGCGTGGTCGCCGCGCTCGGTGATCTCTCCCGCGACCCAGGACTCCACGCCCCGGTCGGCGAACGTCGCCAGGGCCACGTCCACGGACTCCTGCGGCACAACGGCGATCATGCCGACGCCCATGTTCAGGGTCTTCTCCAGCTCCAGCCGCTCCACACCGCCGAGCTGCCCCACGAGGTCGAACACCGCGCCCGGCGCCCAGGTCGACCGGTCGACGCTCGCGTGCAGCCCGGCCGGCATGACCCGGGCCAGGTTGTTGGCGAGGCCACCGCCGGTGATGTGCGAGAAGGCGTGCACCTCGGCCGTGCGGGTGAGGGCGAGACAGTCCAGCGAGTAGATCTTGGTGGGCTCCAGCAGCTCCTCGCCGAGGGTGCGGCCGAACTCCGGAACCTCACGGTCCAGCTCCCAGCCGGCCCGGTCGAAGAGCACATGGCGGACCAGTGAGTACCCGTTCGAGTGAAGTCCGGACGACGCCATCGCGATGACGGCGTCACCCTTTCGAATGAGGTCGGACCCCAGGACCCGGTCGGCCTCGACCACGCCCGTGCCTGCGCCGGCCACATCGAAGTCATCGGCTGCCAGCAGCCCCGGGTGCTCGGCCGTCTCGCCGCCGACGAGGGCGCAGCCCGCGAGGACACAGCCCTCGGCGATGCCCTTGACGATGGCCGCGACCCGCTCCGGGTAGACCTTGCCGACGCAGATGTAGTCGGTCATGAAGAGCGGCTCGGCGCCGCACACCACGAGGTCGTCCACGACCATGCCGACCAGGTCGTGGCCGATGGTGTCGTAGACCCCCATCCGCCGGGCGATGTCGACCTTCGTGCCGACGCCGTCGGTCGCGGAGGCGAGCAGCGGGCGCTCGTAGCGCTTGAGGGCGCTGGCGTCGAAGAGACCGGCGAAGCCGCCGAGGCCGCCGACGACCTCCGGACGGGTGGCCTTCTTCACCCACTTCTTCATGAGCTCGACGGCGAGATCGCCGGCTTCGATGTCGACGCCCGCGCTTGCGTAGCTGGCACCGGTGGTCTCAGGCATAGCTGGGAACTTTCGTGTCGCGTTCGGTACTACGGGGGCGTTACGGGCGGCGGAGCGCGTCGGCGGCGTCGGTGCCGCCGGCCAGCTCCGACTCCAGCAGCTGCTTGCCCAGCAGCTCGGGGTCGGGCAGCGGCATCGGGTACTCGCCGTCGAAGCAGGCACGGCAGAGGTTCGGCTTGGCGATGGTGGTCGCCTCGATCATGCCGTCGATGGAGATGTACGCGAGCGAGTCCGCGCCCAGCGACTTGCCGATCTCCTCGACCGTCATGCCGTTGGCGATCAGCTCGGCGCGGGTGGCGAAGTCGATGCCGAAGAAGCACGGCCACTTCACCGGGGGCGAGCTGATCCGGATGTGGACCTCGGCGGCGCCGGCCTCGCGGAGCATCCGGACCAGGGCGCGCTGGGTGTTGCCGCGGACGATGGAGTCGTCGACGACCACGAGCCGCTTGCCGCGGATGACTTCCTTGAGCGGGTTGAGCTTGAGCCGGATACCGAGCTGGCGGATGGTCTGGCTCGGCTGGATGAAGGTCCGGCCGACGTAGGAGTTCTTGACCAGGCCGGTGCCGTACGGGATGCCGCTGGCCTCCGCGTATCCCACGGCGGCCGGGGTGCCGGACTCCGGGGTCGGTATCACCAGGTCGGCCTCGACCGGGGCCTCGGCCGCGAGCTTGCGGCCCATCTCGACCCGGGAGAGATAGACGTTGCGGCCCGCGATGTCGGTGTCGGGGCGCGCGAGGTAGACGTACTCGAAGACGCAGCCCTTGGGCCTCGCCTCCGCGAACCGGGAGGTCCGTACGCCGTTCTCGTCGATGGCGACCAGTTCGCCGGGCTCGACCTCGCGTACGAAGGAGGCGCCGCAGATGTCGAGGGCGGCGGTCTCGGAGGCCACCACCCAGCCGCGCTCCAGCCGGCCGAGGACCAGCGGGCGGATGCCCTGCGGATCACGGGCCGCGTACAGCGTGTGCTCGTCCATGAAGACGAGCGAGAAGGCGCCCTGCACATCGGGGAGGACCTTGGCGGCCGCTTCCTCGATGGTCAGCGGCTTGCCGTCGGCGTCGGTCTGGCCCGCGAGGAGCGCGGTGACCAGGTCCGTGTCATTGGTCGCCGCGACCTGGGTGGCCCGGCCGTTCTCCCGGGGGAGGGCGGCGACCATCTCGGCCAGCTGGGCGGTATTGACCAGATTGCCGTTGTGACCGAGGGCGATGGAGCCGTTGGCGGTCGCGCGGAAGGTCGGCTGCGCGTTCTCCCACACCGAGGCTCCGGTGGTGGAGTAGCGGGCATGTCCGACCGCGATATGGCCCTGGAGGGAGCCGAGGGAGGTCTCGTCGAAGACTTGGGAGACAAGTCCCATGTCCTTGAAAACGAGGATCTGGGAGCCGTTGCTCACAGCGATACCCGCGGACTCCTGTCCACGGTGCTGCAATGCATACAGTCCGAAATAGGTGAGTTTGGCGACCTCTTCACCCGGAGCCCAGACACCGAAGACGCCACAAGCGTCCTGGGGGCCCTTCTCACCGGGGAGCAGGTCGTGGCTGAGTCGTCCGTCACCACGAGGCACAAGGTAAGTCTATTGCAGGTACGAGGTTCATCCGAACCGGGGACGAGGGGTAATGGCTCACACCACGCACAGCCACTCGACGCGTACGCGCGATGACCGATCAGGCGCCTTTTCTTGCGTTTCCCGGCATGGTTTTCCGGGTGTTTTTTCCGGGGCCCCTCCCCCACTTTCACCGGCTTTCCCTCGCTTTCCCCGGACGGCCCCGGCAAGGGCGCCGGATCAGCCCAGCAGAGGCAGTTGCGCGGAGATGTCCGCGCGCTCCCCGCTCGCGGAAACGGCCGCCCGGTCGAGGGCCGTGGCCCAGTCCGTACGGCCGGTCGCGAGGCGGACCCAGGTGAGGGGATCGGTCTCCACGACGTTGGGCGGGGTGCCCCGGGTGTGCTTGGGGCCTGCCACACACTGGACCACCGCGAAAGGCGGGA
The window above is part of the Streptomyces syringium genome. Proteins encoded here:
- the purF gene encoding amidophosphoribosyltransferase is translated as MPRGDGRLSHDLLPGEKGPQDACGVFGVWAPGEEVAKLTYFGLYALQHRGQESAGIAVSNGSQILVFKDMGLVSQVFDETSLGSLQGHIAVGHARYSTTGASVWENAQPTFRATANGSIALGHNGNLVNTAQLAEMVAALPRENGRATQVAATNDTDLVTALLAGQTDADGKPLTIEEAAAKVLPDVQGAFSLVFMDEHTLYAARDPQGIRPLVLGRLERGWVVASETAALDICGASFVREVEPGELVAIDENGVRTSRFAEARPKGCVFEYVYLARPDTDIAGRNVYLSRVEMGRKLAAEAPVEADLVIPTPESGTPAAVGYAEASGIPYGTGLVKNSYVGRTFIQPSQTIRQLGIRLKLNPLKEVIRGKRLVVVDDSIVRGNTQRALVRMLREAGAAEVHIRISSPPVKWPCFFGIDFATRAELIANGMTVEEIGKSLGADSLAYISIDGMIEATTIAKPNLCRACFDGEYPMPLPDPELLGKQLLESELAGGTDAADALRRP
- a CDS encoding DUF3073 domain-containing protein translates to MGRGRAKAKQTKVARQLKYNSGGTDLSRLANELGASPAKQPLPSEPLEKDDELDDDPYAQYADRYNDEEDEDEQSPETYRRRA
- a CDS encoding DUF6274 family protein; protein product: MTKTRTGSERTERIRHETRALLRAHLSAASGYRHLTRHCPVCHRLLRLAQEAGSGAGDETPARAAGVAERDTRHDTERDAEGAAGAGG
- a CDS encoding Leu/Phe/Val dehydrogenase, producing MTDVRPTSGAEGVLHTLFHSDQGGHEQVVLCQDRESGLKAVIALHSTALGPALGGTRFYTYASEEEAVRDALNLSRGMSYKNALAGLDHGGGKAVIIGDPDLIKTEQLLLAYGRFVASLGGRYVTACDVGTYVQDMDVVARENRWTTGRSPENGGAGDSSVLTAFGVFQGMRAAAQTQWGEPTLRGRRVGVAGVGKVGHHLVEHLVEDGAEVVITDVRAEAVERITARHPQVTSVVDADVLIRTPLDVYAPCALGGALNDETVAALTATVVCGAANNQLAHPGVEKDLADRGVLYAPDYVVNAGGVIQVADELHGFDFDRAKAKATKIFDTTLAIFERAKADGIPPAAAADRLAEQRMADARAAATGPTAP
- the bldC gene encoding developmental transcriptional regulator BldC; translated protein: MTARTPDAEPLLTPAEVATMFRVDPKTVTRWAKAGKLTSIRTLGGHRRYREAEVRALLAGIPQQRSEA
- the hrpA gene encoding ATP-dependent RNA helicase HrpA is translated as MSTQPAPATAAGLAARLPELTLRDQQRLGRRLDGARRIRKPEARTAVLAEIAADLDTAELRVASRRAAVPEITYPEQLPVSQKKDEILEAIRDHQVVIVAGETGSGKTTQIPKICLELGRGVKGLIGHTQPRRIAARTVAERVAEELRTPLGEAVGWKVRFTDQVGGETLVKLMTDGILLAEIQTDRELRQYDTIIIDEAHERSLNIDFILGYLAQLLPRRPDLKVVITSATIDPERFSRHFGEAPIVEVSGRTYPVEVRYRPLLEEDSSDPDRDQITAICDAVDELQREGDGDILVFLSGEREIRDTADALEKKKLRFTEVLPLYARLSHAEQHRVFQRHSGRRIVLATNVAETSLTVPGIRYVIDPGSARISRYSHRTKVQRLPIEPVSQASANQRKGRCGRTSDGICIRLYSEDDFLSRPEFTDAEILRTNLASVILQMTAAGLGDIEKFPFIDPPDRRNIKDGVDLLQELGAIDPKEKDHKKRLTPLGRKLSQLPLDPRLARMVLEADRNGCAREVMVIAAALSIQDPRERPSEKQQQADQQHARFKDETSDFLAFLNLWRYVREQQKTLSSSAFRRMCKSEFLNYLRIREWQDIYSQLRTVAKTMGIQFAEGDAAPDHIHQSLLVGLLSHIGLKDTEKNEYLGARSAKFAAFPGSALFKKPPRWIMSAELVETSRLWARVNAKIEPEWVEPLAQHLVKRTYSEPHWEQKQAAVMAYERVTLYGVPIVAQRKVNYGRIDPETSRDLFIRNALVEGDWRTHHQFFHDNRKLLGEVEELEHRARRRDIMVDDETLFDFYDQRLPEHVVSGAHFDSWWKHKRREEPELLNFEHSMLINENAEAVTKDDYPDSWRQGRLKFKVTYQFEPGADADGVTVHVPLQVLNQVSAEGFDWQIPGLREDLVTELIRSLPKPIRRNYVPAPNYAKAFLDRAVPLQEPLATTLTRELQRMVGVRMEPEDFDFGKVPDHLKITFRIIDERKRKIAEDKDLEALRIRLKPKTQAAITKAFEQASVTTAGDAGGPRGPEQRSGLTQWTIGTLPRTFETRRAGQPVKAYPALVDEGSSVAVRLFDTEPEQREAMWAGTRRLILLNLPSNPAKFAQDKLNNQQKLALSRNPHGSIQALFDDCVSGAADKLIAAHGGPAWDEESFRKLFDAVRADIVDATLDAIRKVREVLAAWQACERRLKDTKSLVLIPSVTDVKEQLADLVRPGFVTAHGVRRLPDLLRYLVAVDRRLTQLPTNAERDRTRMAKVHEMRDEYLWLLEQFPKGRPVPQEARDIRWMIEELRVSYFAHALGTAHPVSDKRIVKAIDALAP
- the purM gene encoding phosphoribosylformylglycinamidine cyclo-ligase, which gives rise to MPETTGASYASAGVDIEAGDLAVELMKKWVKKATRPEVVGGLGGFAGLFDASALKRYERPLLASATDGVGTKVDIARRMGVYDTIGHDLVGMVVDDLVVCGAEPLFMTDYICVGKVYPERVAAIVKGIAEGCVLAGCALVGGETAEHPGLLAADDFDVAGAGTGVVEADRVLGSDLIRKGDAVIAMASSGLHSNGYSLVRHVLFDRAGWELDREVPEFGRTLGEELLEPTKIYSLDCLALTRTAEVHAFSHITGGGLANNLARVMPAGLHASVDRSTWAPGAVFDLVGQLGGVERLELEKTLNMGVGMIAVVPQESVDVALATFADRGVESWVAGEITERGDHAEPVALTGDYAS